From one Salmo salar chromosome ssa09, Ssal_v3.1, whole genome shotgun sequence genomic stretch:
- the LOC106612295 gene encoding TNFAIP3-interacting protein 1 isoform X4, whose protein sequence is MEGKGPYRIYDPGGGEAKAREAREEGSSIGGSSYRLLLEENSVLRERMKGLKSLGDLLEESQWEASKLRQRVEELVRDNEALKSSTSSFATSLCMGGPVQTETQDQGKLHRQPSMDQRPSQSCLSTEKALHHDQPSEGLSEFEVWNMEEKTSDTQTAGAGTGQLPQENQELASQLQRLENSFSIFAEASNPNQLLAHLGRMAVEFHHLSSKVQKNEQRTSLLQTLCEQLRQENNELRKKMEEDLQYRNGDMELLRPENLKLKEQITGAGETAAESEGQPEAKEDVVKEETASVRSKMEVSTPQKRRGNATEMEKAPAKPCDPEAYEKKIKLLEKQRKDVLDVNKQWDVQWNSMKSQFEQKITDLRQRLADSQKAVLELEAEREQRQRDYDKKLLLAKSKIENVQGEKECLNSETTELKQKVRYLQDQLLPLSKQREYQEKEIQRLNRALEKALNLHPPPSSQQPPGQGTSGNHDDRPSNFTRQALLTQIAVLKEQVKIFEEDFKKERSDRERMNEEKEDLRRQVERLQGQVTNLTNQAQRERCKLERLQMQHHKQVAPGGGPGQDIWTTHHQPRILNIAATAAADSVAQTGRGDFTPVRPRGSRWSGAGDGSRPPPENTDQSTATGFGRRE, encoded by the exons ATGGAAGGAAAAGGGCCCTATCGTATCTACGACCCCGGCGGGGGCGAGGCTAAGgccagagaggccagggaggaggGCAGCAGCATTGGAGGGAGCAGCTATAGACTACTACTGGAAGAGAACAGCGTGCTCCGAGAGAGGATGAAGGGACTCAAGAGCTTAG gAGACCTGTTGGAGGAGTCTCAGTGGGAGGCGTCTAAGTTGCGTCAGCGTGTAGAGGAGCTGGTCAGAGACAACGAGGCCTTGAAGTCTTCTACCTCCAGCTTCGCTACCAGTCTCTGTATGGGAGGACCTGTTCAGACTGAGACACAGG ATCAGGGGAAGCTTCACCGCCAACCCAGTATGGACCAGAGACCGAGTCAGTCGTGTCTCTCAACGGAGAAAGCCCTACATCATGATCAGCCCAGC GAAGGTCTGTCTGAGTTTGAGGTGTGGAATATGGAGGAGAAGACCTCTGATACCCAGACG GCTGGTGCAGGAACAGGACAGCTCCCTCAGGAGAACCAGGAGTTAGCCAGCCAGCTGCAGCGTCTAGAAAACTCCTTCAGTATCTTTGCTGAGGCGTCCAACCCCAACCAGCTCCTAGCCCACCTGGGACGCATGGCCGTCGAGTTCCACCACCTCTCCTCCAAGGTCCAGAAGAACGAGCAGAGGACATCCCTCCTACAG ACTCTTTGTGAGCAGCTCAGACAAGAGAACAACGAGCTGAGAAAGAAGATGGAGGAGGACCTTCAGTACAGAAACGGAGACATGGAACTACTGAG ACCAGAGAACCTGAAGCTAAAAGAGCAGATAACGGGAGCAGGAGAGACCGCAGCAGAGAGCGAGGGGCAGCCAGAAGCCAAAGAAGATGTGGTGAAAGAGGAAACTGCCAGCGTTAGATCCAAGATGGAAGTCAGCACACCACAGAAG CGGAGGGGGAATGCCACAGAGATGGAGAAAGCCCCGGCCAAGCCCTGTGACCCAGAGGCCTACGAGAAGAAGATCAAGCTTCTAGAGAAGCAGAGGAAAGAT gtACTGGATGTGAACAAGCAGTGGGATGTCCAGTGGAACTCTATGAAGTCACAGTTTGAACAGAag ATCACAGACCTGCGTCAGCGGCTAGCGGACTCCCAGAAGGCCGTGCTGGAGTTAGAGGCGGAGCGAGAACAGAGGCAGCGGGACTACGATAAGAAGCTGCTGCTTGCCAAGTCCAAGATCGAGAACGTACAG GGGGAGAAGGAGTGTCTGAACTCTGAGACCACAGAGTTGAAGCAGAAGGTTCGTTACCTGCAGGATCAGCTGCTGCCCCTCAGTAAACAGAGAGAGTACCAGGAGAAGGAGATACAGCGCCTCAACAGG GCTCTAGAAAAGGCCCTGAACCTgcaccctcccccctcctcccagcaGCCACCGGGCCAGGGCACCAGCGGTAACCATGACGACAGGCCTAGTAACTTTACGAGGCAGGCGCTGCTCACTCAGATAGCGGTGTTAAAGGAACAG GTGAAGATCTTTGAGGAGGACTTTAAGAAAGAGAGGAGCGACAGGGAACGAATGAACGAGGAAAAGGAGGACTtgaggagacaggtggagaggcTGCAGGGTCAGGTGACCAACCTCACCAATCAG GCCCAGAGGGAGAGATGCAAGCTGGAGAGACTACAGATGCAGCATCATAAACAG GTGGCTCCAGGAGGAGGCCCGGGGCAGGACATCTGGACAACACACCACCAACCCAGGATACTCAACATCGCAGCAACTGCTGCCGCCGACAGTGTAGCGCAAACGGGACGCGGCGACTTCACACCGGTAAGG CCCAGAGGCTCCAGGTGGTCCGGCGCCGGGGATGGTTCCAGACCACCACCAGAGAACACGG ATCAGTCCACCGCAACTGGGTTTGGAAGAAGAGAGTGA
- the LOC106612295 gene encoding TNFAIP3-interacting protein 1 isoform X2, translating to MEGKGPYRIYDPGGGEAKAREAREEGSSIGGSSYRLLLEENSVLRERMKGLKSLGDLLEESQWEASKLRQRVEELVRDNEALKSSTSSFATSLCMGGPVQTETQDQGKLHRQPSMDQRPSQSCLSTEKALHHDQPSEGLSEFEVWNMEEKTSDTQTAGAGTGQLPQENQELASQLQRLENSFSIFAEASNPNQLLAHLGRMAVEFHHLSSKVQKNEQRTSLLQTLCEQLRQENNELRKKMEEDLQYRNGDMELLRPENLKLKEQITGAGETAAESEGQPEAKEDVVKEETASVRSKMEVSTPQKRRGNATEMEKAPAKPCDPEAYEKKIKLLEKQRKDVLDVNKQWDVQWNSMKSQFEQKITDLRQRLADSQKAVLELEAEREQRQRDYDKKLLLAKSKIENVQGEKECLNSETTELKQKVRYLQDQLLPLSKQREYQEKEIQRLNRALEKALNLHPPPSSQQPPGQGTSGNHDDRPSNFTRQALLTQIAVLKEQVKIFEEDFKKERSDRERMNEEKEDLRRQVERLQGQVTNLTNQAQRERCKLERLQMQHHKQGQQQQERRTSHPSSGTMNSPLSPPYYGPFMQVAPGGGPGQDIWTTHHQPRILNIAATAAADSVAQTGRGDFTPPRGSRWSGAGDGSRPPPENTDQSTATGFGRRE from the exons ATGGAAGGAAAAGGGCCCTATCGTATCTACGACCCCGGCGGGGGCGAGGCTAAGgccagagaggccagggaggaggGCAGCAGCATTGGAGGGAGCAGCTATAGACTACTACTGGAAGAGAACAGCGTGCTCCGAGAGAGGATGAAGGGACTCAAGAGCTTAG gAGACCTGTTGGAGGAGTCTCAGTGGGAGGCGTCTAAGTTGCGTCAGCGTGTAGAGGAGCTGGTCAGAGACAACGAGGCCTTGAAGTCTTCTACCTCCAGCTTCGCTACCAGTCTCTGTATGGGAGGACCTGTTCAGACTGAGACACAGG ATCAGGGGAAGCTTCACCGCCAACCCAGTATGGACCAGAGACCGAGTCAGTCGTGTCTCTCAACGGAGAAAGCCCTACATCATGATCAGCCCAGC GAAGGTCTGTCTGAGTTTGAGGTGTGGAATATGGAGGAGAAGACCTCTGATACCCAGACG GCTGGTGCAGGAACAGGACAGCTCCCTCAGGAGAACCAGGAGTTAGCCAGCCAGCTGCAGCGTCTAGAAAACTCCTTCAGTATCTTTGCTGAGGCGTCCAACCCCAACCAGCTCCTAGCCCACCTGGGACGCATGGCCGTCGAGTTCCACCACCTCTCCTCCAAGGTCCAGAAGAACGAGCAGAGGACATCCCTCCTACAG ACTCTTTGTGAGCAGCTCAGACAAGAGAACAACGAGCTGAGAAAGAAGATGGAGGAGGACCTTCAGTACAGAAACGGAGACATGGAACTACTGAG ACCAGAGAACCTGAAGCTAAAAGAGCAGATAACGGGAGCAGGAGAGACCGCAGCAGAGAGCGAGGGGCAGCCAGAAGCCAAAGAAGATGTGGTGAAAGAGGAAACTGCCAGCGTTAGATCCAAGATGGAAGTCAGCACACCACAGAAG CGGAGGGGGAATGCCACAGAGATGGAGAAAGCCCCGGCCAAGCCCTGTGACCCAGAGGCCTACGAGAAGAAGATCAAGCTTCTAGAGAAGCAGAGGAAAGAT gtACTGGATGTGAACAAGCAGTGGGATGTCCAGTGGAACTCTATGAAGTCACAGTTTGAACAGAag ATCACAGACCTGCGTCAGCGGCTAGCGGACTCCCAGAAGGCCGTGCTGGAGTTAGAGGCGGAGCGAGAACAGAGGCAGCGGGACTACGATAAGAAGCTGCTGCTTGCCAAGTCCAAGATCGAGAACGTACAG GGGGAGAAGGAGTGTCTGAACTCTGAGACCACAGAGTTGAAGCAGAAGGTTCGTTACCTGCAGGATCAGCTGCTGCCCCTCAGTAAACAGAGAGAGTACCAGGAGAAGGAGATACAGCGCCTCAACAGG GCTCTAGAAAAGGCCCTGAACCTgcaccctcccccctcctcccagcaGCCACCGGGCCAGGGCACCAGCGGTAACCATGACGACAGGCCTAGTAACTTTACGAGGCAGGCGCTGCTCACTCAGATAGCGGTGTTAAAGGAACAG GTGAAGATCTTTGAGGAGGACTTTAAGAAAGAGAGGAGCGACAGGGAACGAATGAACGAGGAAAAGGAGGACTtgaggagacaggtggagaggcTGCAGGGTCAGGTGACCAACCTCACCAATCAG GCCCAGAGGGAGAGATGCAAGCTGGAGAGACTACAGATGCAGCATCATAAACAG ggccagcagcagcaggagaGGCGTACCTCACACCCCTCCTCAGGCACCATGAACAGCCCTCTGAGCCCTCCCTACTATGGTCCCTTTATGCAGGTGGCTCCAGGAGGAGGCCCGGGGCAGGACATCTGGACAACACACCACCAACCCAGGATACTCAACATCGCAGCAACTGCTGCCGCCGACAGTGTAGCGCAAACGGGACGCGGCGACTTCACACCG CCCAGAGGCTCCAGGTGGTCCGGCGCCGGGGATGGTTCCAGACCACCACCAGAGAACACGG ATCAGTCCACCGCAACTGGGTTTGGAAGAAGAGAGTGA